A window of the Microbacterium sp. LWH13-1.2 genome harbors these coding sequences:
- a CDS encoding shikimate dehydrogenase — MTITETTETPATPETGGYMGFVGVSTGSSSIMSVFPKWAEVLGLPTENLIGHDLPMDATPEQYIAMVEQIRDDPHHRGALVTTHKMNVFAAASDLFDELDPFAVSCSEISSISKRGDRLIGRAKDPLTVDLALNDFLPTDHFARTGAEVVILGAGGSGTALSWALAERADAPAKITVTARDDDKLDHLREVHRQHGTADGLITYARTDTVQDAAAIVAAAPAGSLIVNATGLGKDRPGSPLPDDVVFPDGAWVWEFNYRGSLEFLHQARAQQAERALHVIDGWRYFIHGWSQVVADVFEIDLTPEIVERLAEAAESVR; from the coding sequence ATGACCATCACCGAGACCACCGAGACCCCCGCGACTCCCGAGACCGGCGGCTACATGGGCTTCGTCGGCGTGAGCACCGGCTCGTCATCGATCATGTCGGTGTTCCCGAAATGGGCCGAGGTGCTGGGCCTCCCCACCGAGAACCTCATCGGGCACGATCTGCCGATGGATGCGACGCCTGAGCAGTACATCGCGATGGTCGAGCAGATCCGCGACGACCCTCACCACCGGGGCGCACTCGTGACGACCCACAAGATGAACGTCTTCGCCGCGGCATCCGACCTCTTCGACGAGCTCGACCCGTTCGCCGTCTCGTGCTCCGAGATCTCGAGCATCTCGAAGCGGGGCGACCGTCTGATCGGCCGCGCCAAGGACCCTCTCACGGTCGACCTCGCGCTGAACGACTTCCTCCCGACCGACCACTTCGCCCGCACGGGTGCCGAGGTCGTGATCCTCGGCGCCGGCGGCTCGGGCACCGCGCTCAGCTGGGCGCTGGCCGAGCGCGCGGACGCTCCGGCGAAGATCACCGTCACCGCCCGCGACGACGACAAGCTCGACCATCTGCGCGAGGTGCACCGCCAGCACGGCACCGCCGACGGCCTGATCACGTATGCGCGCACCGACACGGTGCAGGATGCCGCGGCGATCGTCGCGGCGGCTCCGGCGGGCTCGCTGATCGTGAACGCCACGGGCCTCGGCAAGGACCGCCCCGGCTCGCCGTTGCCCGACGACGTGGTGTTCCCCGATGGCGCCTGGGTGTGGGAGTTCAACTACCGCGGGTCGCTGGAGTTCCTGCACCAGGCGCGCGCGCAGCAGGCCGAGCGCGCACTGCACGTGATCGACGGCTGGCGGTACTTCATCCACGGCTGGTCGCAGGTCGTCGCCGACGTGTTCGAGATCGACCTCACCCCCGAGATCGTCGAGCGGCTCGCCGAGGCTGCCGAGTCGGTGCGCTGA
- a CDS encoding aryldialkylphosphatase — protein MPGIRTVLGDVDPAQLGATNYHEHLFQISPLLVGDELDDEDLSGREAALLKASGFTAMVDATPFGLGRDPEAVARISAGTGMHVVATTGRHREAHYGADHPLQVWGVERLAELFVSEVTRGMVVDDALVFETPDVPRAAAPDGSSVRAGMLKAGVDYWSITPFERTTLLAVAAAHRATGAPVMVHLEFCTAAHEVLDLLEAEGVASDRVVLAHADRDPDAGLHASLAERGAYLGYDGFARPRTRSDAELLALTERVVELGAVDRVLLGGDVARRTRYISYGGLPGLAYLGERYLPRLRSAVGDDAVERMLVANPARLLTLSA, from the coding sequence ATGCCCGGCATCCGGACAGTGCTCGGCGACGTCGACCCGGCGCAGCTCGGGGCGACGAACTATCACGAGCATCTGTTCCAGATCTCGCCGCTGCTCGTCGGCGACGAGCTCGACGACGAAGACCTGTCGGGTCGCGAGGCCGCGCTGCTGAAGGCCAGCGGATTCACGGCGATGGTCGATGCCACTCCGTTCGGCCTCGGGCGCGACCCCGAGGCCGTAGCGCGCATCAGTGCAGGCACCGGGATGCATGTCGTCGCGACGACGGGGCGCCACCGCGAGGCGCATTACGGTGCGGATCATCCGCTGCAGGTGTGGGGCGTCGAGCGCCTCGCCGAGCTCTTCGTCTCCGAGGTGACTCGCGGCATGGTCGTCGACGATGCACTGGTGTTCGAGACGCCCGACGTCCCCCGTGCCGCAGCTCCGGATGGATCATCGGTGCGCGCCGGGATGCTCAAAGCAGGTGTCGACTACTGGAGCATCACCCCCTTCGAGCGCACGACGCTGCTCGCGGTCGCCGCGGCGCATCGGGCGACCGGGGCGCCGGTGATGGTCCACCTGGAGTTCTGCACCGCCGCCCACGAGGTGCTCGATCTGCTCGAGGCCGAGGGCGTGGCATCCGATCGTGTCGTGCTCGCGCATGCCGACCGAGACCCGGATGCCGGCCTGCACGCCTCGCTCGCCGAGCGCGGCGCGTACCTCGGATACGACGGCTTCGCCCGCCCGCGCACGAGGTCGGATGCCGAGCTGCTCGCCCTGACCGAGCGGGTCGTCGAGCTCGGTGCGGTCGACCGGGTGCTTCTCGGCGGCGACGTCGCCCGTCGAACCCGCTACATCTCCTACGGCGGACTGCCCGGCCTCGCCTACCTCGGCGAGCGCTACCTGCCGCGCCTGCGCTCCGCCGTCGGCGACGACGCGGTGGAGCGGATGCTCGTCGCGAACCCCGCGCGTCTGCTCACCCTGTCTGCCTGA
- a CDS encoding putative quinol monooxygenase — protein MTEPTILHAIFTARPEQGDNVAALLRDFAEIVRAEEGNLVFDATRLVDDPDRFFVYEVYRDEAAFQAHLAAPAGVPFNEALQQLIVEPSSILTFLRRI, from the coding sequence ATGACCGAGCCCACGATCCTGCACGCGATCTTCACCGCGCGCCCCGAGCAGGGCGACAACGTCGCCGCACTGCTGCGCGACTTCGCCGAGATCGTGCGCGCGGAAGAGGGCAACCTCGTATTCGATGCGACACGACTGGTCGACGACCCGGACCGCTTCTTCGTCTACGAGGTCTACCGCGACGAGGCGGCCTTCCAGGCGCACCTCGCCGCTCCCGCCGGAGTGCCGTTCAACGAGGCCCTGCAGCAGCTCATCGTCGAGCCCTCGTCGATACTCACCTTCCTCCGCCGCATCTGA
- a CDS encoding ABC transporter substrate-binding protein has translation MKFGKKTAFAALVAASALVFAGCAGGGDVIEEGSGGDGGSGDGEMYIAMVSKGFQHQFWQAVKKGAEQKAEELGVRITFEGPAAETEIAQQLEMLTAAIDKNPDAIAYAALDPEACVAPLEQAKSKDIPVVYFDAPCDGDVGLSLSATDSKVAGALAAEHMADLIGGSGEVAIVGHSQINSTGVERRDGFVEKIEADYPDIKIVDIQYGDGDHLKSADIAKTLIAAHPDLKGIYGTNEGSAIGVVNAVNELGLEKGKITIVGFDSGAAQINAIKDGTMAGAITQDPIGIGEQVVQAAYDAANGKDVDEFYDTGSYWYDSTNLEDKDIAAVLYE, from the coding sequence ATGAAATTCGGCAAGAAGACCGCATTCGCGGCACTCGTGGCCGCATCCGCCCTCGTCTTCGCGGGCTGTGCCGGCGGCGGTGACGTCATCGAAGAAGGCAGCGGCGGCGACGGAGGCAGCGGCGACGGCGAGATGTACATCGCCATGGTCTCGAAGGGCTTCCAGCACCAGTTCTGGCAGGCCGTCAAGAAGGGCGCGGAGCAGAAGGCCGAAGAGCTCGGTGTCCGCATCACGTTCGAAGGCCCCGCGGCCGAGACCGAGATCGCACAGCAGCTCGAGATGCTGACCGCTGCGATCGACAAGAACCCGGATGCCATCGCCTACGCAGCCCTCGACCCCGAGGCGTGCGTCGCCCCGCTCGAGCAGGCGAAGTCGAAGGACATCCCCGTGGTCTACTTCGACGCCCCGTGCGACGGCGACGTGGGCCTGAGCCTCTCGGCGACCGACAGCAAGGTCGCCGGTGCGCTGGCCGCCGAGCACATGGCCGACCTGATCGGCGGATCGGGCGAGGTCGCGATCGTCGGCCACTCGCAGATCAACTCGACCGGTGTCGAGCGTCGTGACGGCTTCGTCGAGAAGATCGAGGCGGACTACCCCGACATCAAGATCGTCGACATCCAGTACGGAGACGGTGACCACCTGAAGTCGGCCGACATCGCGAAGACGCTCATCGCCGCCCACCCGGACCTCAAGGGCATCTACGGCACCAACGAGGGCTCGGCCATCGGTGTCGTGAACGCCGTGAACGAGCTCGGTCTCGAGAAGGGCAAGATCACGATCGTCGGCTTCGACTCGGGAGCCGCGCAGATCAACGCGATCAAGGACGGCACGATGGCCGGAGCCATCACGCAGGACCCGATCGGCATCGGCGAGCAGGTCGTCCAGGCGGCGTACGACGCCGCCAACGGCAAGGACGTCGACGAGTTCTACGACACCGGTTCGTACTGGTACGACAGCACGAACCTCGAGGACAAGGACATCGCAGCGGTCCTCTACGAATGA